The following is a genomic window from Tripterygium wilfordii isolate XIE 37 chromosome 19, ASM1340144v1, whole genome shotgun sequence.
catatcaaccCTCATGGATGTGACCCAAGAAAGTTCATTGCTATACCGTCATTTGCTCTCTTCATTTGCTCTCTTATACTCAATGGACGAGGTAGTAGTAGATCCAGCCATTACTATCAAAGCTATTGGACATCAATGGTATCGGACTTATGAGTATTCAGACTATAACAGTTCCGATGAAGAGTCACTCACTTTTGACAGTTATACGATTCCAGAAGATGATCTAGAATTGGGTCAATCACGTTTATTAGAAGTGGACAATAGAAAGCTATATCAGATATGTTCCCATGTAGTTTTTCCAACAACAGATCTTAAACCAGATTGACTCATAAACCAAAATCTtcacaacccaaaaaaaagaaaaaaaaaatcaaactcataATCAAAGCTTTTGTTCCAAACAACTTAGGATCAAACGCTCTCACCCTTGCATTTCCTACAATATCCAATGCAAAATTCTATTTGCACTACAATGAAGCAACACCACTACCATCTTGGCTATGTACATTTACCAGTAGTTAACTACTAATCTCAGCTACAGTACATCCAGCACTTGTCGTGTACATACAATAAACGCATTGTATTACATAGTTACACAATAGTTATGTCTCCCATGACTATTGTGGgaattatatataaatagtaCTTTTCAATATTCAGTTAAATGTTTAAGATTTggttttgactcttttttttttttttccctcaattgAACTAATTCAATGctacatttcattcaaattatgaGATTGATTCTCGGCGACTAAAATCTAACTTCGATGTTCTTTCTAACGAAAGAGAGGAATTGATCAGTTTAATTTGATTATGAAGTTTCAATTCCTCACACACAaacatgtatgtgtatataaagatatataggCACATTCAACACATGTAGACAACATTTACTTTGAAAATCAAAGTAGAGACAACAGTTAGGCACATGTGAGTTTAATTATGTTCTACAGACAAAACATTCATGTACAAGACAAAACATTCACGTATACGTGGACAATGctgttgaaaaaataaaaaaaaaatcttaggtATCCCAATAAAAAACATTATAGTTATCCCAGTAATGGATATTGTCCATCGATTGATGTAAGTATAGGAGCCCACAAAACCTTGTGATTAAATAAGAGAGACACATCCACTATTGGAATAACAAAGACGTTTTttactgagatccctatcacttttggaaaaaaaaaaaaaagatctttgTCGTCCATGCTTTGTGACTTCAATGTTTTTGTTtctattaaaatatattattttctggGCTTTGAAAACATGAAACGTCTTTGAAGGATTAACAAAATGTAAATTCAACACATAAGTAAATTTCCATCAAGACGtggagaaaaggaaaggaaagtcaAATTCAaaccatatatctatataaagaGAATCAACAATCCCTTCTAAAGTACATTTTCTTTtgccaaaaacaaaaggaaaaaaaaccagtATCAATAAAGTTGAATCGAATTATTCTTACATCCATCCTTCTCCAAACCTTGCAAGAGCACGCCATTTATTAAGATGCAATATCCTACCACTTCTTTGATCATGAACCTCCAACGTCATTTACATCGGCAAAAACACCATTTACATCTGCAAAATCAATTAGTAAATCGTAAAGTGAAGCCTTGTGATGTTTTCATAAATCATAGAGGTACCGACACGAAACGAACCCTAGTAAACTTGCTTTATGATCATCTTACTAGGTTCAACCTACGTCCTTTTTTGGACAACAAGAATATGAAACCAGGAGACAAGTTGTTCGATCACATCAATGGTGCAATCAAAAGTTGTAAGCTTGGTGTTGCTGTGTTTTCACCAAATTATTGCGATTCATActtctgtctccatgaattggCTCTTTTTATGGAGTCTAAGAAGAAGGTGATTCCAATCTTTTGTGACATCAAGCCATCGGAGCTTCAAGTGGCTAACAATGGAGTTTGTCCAGAGGAAGATGTGAAAAGGTTTAATCAAGCTCTTGAGGAGGCAAAGAACACAGTTGGACTTACCTTTGACTCTTCGAAAGGGCACGTAATCaaaatctcttccttctctcattttttaatCACTAATGATAGGGACATGTGGAATCcacaaattcacttggatcCTATGCATCCAACTCAACAGTTGAAATAACTAAGATATTAATGATTGatatgtttatcattttcgttgttTAATCAAGTTTAAAAATCCCGACTTGGGTCATTTATACTTTAAGTAGaatataatttcttttcttttcctctctttgttATTATTTATCAATAAAGGGTTCCtaatgttgttttggttttgtctttgtttttacAGGAATTGGTCCGAAGTTGTGAACAAGGCTTCAGACACGATCATCAGAAACTTAATTGAAATAGAGAACCGAGAAAGGATTCATCCACTAATCAAACACTAAACTtgcatgaatatatacatattgcaTGCCACGCCCAATATTGGATCTTTGGTCATTTAATTTgcattagcttttttttttttcataattttatttgttcaaaaaaataatttaggaCTAATTCCCATTGTTAATTTGTTGTATAcacaaattgttaattaatttcattaattggTTCCTTGTAAAATAGAACAATATAGGGTTTGTGGCTTTGAATGCAAATAAACAAATgtaataatattttgattgatttcatttcttttctgtGAAAAGAGATACTGAATGAAACATGCATCTTAAATTTCTTTAAGACCCCAGAGAAACTAGAACATGATTGGGATTTGGGGGAATGCTACCAACCCGTTGAGATAAATGACGCAGTCGAAAACGTATGACTGAGACTAAACATATGTTTAAGTTTAAAACACAATGAACTGAAATTTTCCAGAAAGAGATGCGattcaaatatttttataaatcgtTCAATGATCTCCTAGGAGGTTATAACcctaaataaataagaaattaaatatttaGTAAACAATGAAACTAAAACAAAGGAAATCGCAAAATTAAGAAAGTATTAAAAAACGTTAAAAATACTACATTGAAAGCTTAAACACTGGAATTTGGCCAAAATAGAACGGTGCTAATAGCAAAGGGATTAGTCTTAACGACCACGCCGAATCAAGTCACCCTGTCAAATTTTGCGTAATTCCAAGCTCATAAATTTTCTATCCTACTAGACGATATTCTTGTAATAAACATGTCATGCTCATGGTCATAATTGATGTGGGAACTGGGGATCAGGACAAATATTGGTGGGTTTGCTTCTGCTAATCACCATACATTGACCCTCATAAACCAGATTGACTCATAAACCAAAATCTTCACaacccaagaaaaagaaaaaacaatcaaactcataatcaaagtttttgtTCCAAACAACTTAGGATCAGCTACATAAACTCAACCatgcaaaaaaattaatagacaTGATAGAACAAGCTCTTTTCTGTTACTTCTCctcaataaaaatgaaaagatcTTGAGTAAGGAACATAAGCAGTAGCAGAAAGAACAGAAGAAGAATTGCCTCTTGTGATCTAGTAACCCAAAACTCTTGCCATCTCTGCTGCATGCCTCAAAATCACTGGCCTCAGATAAACTGCCCATAGACCCACCATTGCCATCACTATCTCTGCTCCAACCCTCATACTCCTTTCAAACGCTCTCACCCTTGCATTTCCTACAATATCCAATGCAAAATTCTATTTGCACTACAATGAAGTAACACCACTACCATCCTGGATATGTACATTTACCAGTAGTTAACTACCATTCTCAGCTACAGTAAATCTAACATTTGTCGTGTACATACAATAAACGCATTGTATTACAATAGTTACACAAAAGTTTTACCAAGACTCACGGTCTTGTTTCTGTTTGTCAAAGTAAAATCTGGAAACAAGATTCTTCCAGTTCTCTACTTTAGTTCCTCTTCCTTTCAGTACAAGTTTGGTTGACTTGTACCCGAAAATATTCATCTAATTTATAGTGTCTTATTTGGGTCAGGTTGCCAGGAAGTTTAACCTTTTGACATCATTCCTTTAGTCAGAAAACAAGAAGGTTGACTTTATTAAACAGGAGCGTAAACTCCGGGATTCAAAATGAGGAAATGGCAGAGTATACAATAAATTCAGTATTTTTCAGCCGGTCTAAGTTTTGATGATCGGgtggataagaaatttttgttttt
Proteins encoded in this region:
- the LOC119985430 gene encoding TIR-only protein-like; this translates as MQYPTTSLIMNLQRHLHRQKHHLHLQNQLVNRKVKPCDVFINHRGTDTKRTLVNLLYDHLTRFNLRPFLDNKNMKPGDKLFDHINGAIKSCKLGVAVFSPNYCDSYFCLHELALFMESKKKVIPIFCDIKPSELQVANNGVCPEEDVKRFNQALEEAKNTVGLTFDSSKGNWSEVVNKASDTIIRNLIEIENRERIHPLIKH